A window of Schistocerca serialis cubense isolate TAMUIC-IGC-003099 chromosome 1, iqSchSeri2.2, whole genome shotgun sequence genomic DNA:
TACTTCTGTCAGAAATTGTCTAATACATTTCCCCAATGCTGAATTTCTAATTCAACACAGACAACATTTATAAGCTTTCGAGAGAAGGTTTAGAATAAGTAACAATCTACAAATCATCGGAAAATATAGTACGTGAAAGACCGAATTTCATCACTATTCTCCATAATTTATGTGACTATGAAAATGGAAGTGTGAAGTCAGCAACCTTGGTCCACAAATTTAGTCTGGCCTCCAGATAATCACGTGAATCGTTTTACCCCAAACAAAACGAAGGCTATATATCTGAAGCCATATTTTAAGAGATACCGAATTCAATTATATTAGgttcaaaactgcattaaaaaaaacAGTGTTGCCTTAATTTGTCTCTAATAAATTTCGAATATTTGTCATGGAGTGAAATAATTCCTTCTTTGGATACTATAACTCGTCAAACACTTTGTTTGCATATCTCGAAAGCTAACCAAGTATTAGCGTAGTCTACATTGTTCGATTCCCTGTATATTGCCGTAATGGATGGCGCTTAGCTGCCGGCGTCTGGCTGAAAAAGCGAAGATGGTGATTAGTCGCAAATGAGCGTTGGAGGCACATGCTGTAATCCTTCGTTACCGTCCTCAGCAGGGACCTACTGCAGATATTTTATCGTTGTCGTCGTCGGATGTTTCATTACGTGTGTCAAGTGATTATCTGTAACGTGTCGGTTACTGTGATGATTGCCTGAAGCGTTCTGTGTTGTTCCTGTTTTTATTGATGAATGGAAGGCCGAGGTTGCAAACCAAGTTCCGACACATAGCCTAGTCCTTTCGAATAATAACAAGATGACCACCGATCTTAATGTTTCATCTGACGGACGGATCGTCGACAGCAGTTTCACTTGTCCGCTCTAAATGTGACACGGTGGAAAGGTTTGGAATTGAACTCGGGTCACTGGCGCAAAGTGTGATGGTCAGAAACTGCAGGCCATCGTCTCTCCTGTCCTTGTTGGCCAAGTGCTATCAATAAAATGATTTCTTAGATTTTTATAAGTTACTCACGCTATGTGGTGGGAGCAATCTGTTGAACTGatgaaaagaaagttattttgaagCTAAGATCGCTGAATAACAGTTTCATTTCACGATGACGGATTTCAGCAGAAACTTGTTATCATCATCTGATCTCCGGAAATTTAAAGTACGCTGCTTGACATTACTAAGGAATAGCTTCCAAGTTCTATGGAATAACCGACAACTGCTGCAGAACACCCGACCAACGATAGtgaaaggaaatgtagagggcgggACGTGTTGACTATAACGAAGCCTGTGCACGAATACTCTGTATTCATTCGTCAATTTTGGAGTACAGTTTTCACGAAGGTTTTTGTAGAACAAATTAATGCCGTATTCCATGTGGTACGGCAGCATGTCAGTAAGACATCATTTGAatgcttacgatcgtggacgagcagttggaaGGCTCCATGCCGGTCAAAGAGTCAGTACTGTGGCACTGTAATGTGTGTGTGCAGAAGTGTCACTGCGTGATTAAAAGAGGCCACTGAAGGAAGAAATGCTACGCGAAAGTACGGCAGTGGTCGAAGACAAAGTACCACACAGCATGAGGACCGATACGTAGCCCTAGTGACGAAAAAGAACAGACATCTCATTCCTTGGCAGATAGCTGCAGACCTTGCAAGTTACCGGTACACGTGACTCTGCCAAACCACTTCGCGACGATTATATCAGGCTGGTTTTTATGATCAGTCACACCATAGTCGAGAAAGACTTCGCTGGCGTATGAAGTATGTTGACTGGGTCAGCAAGAGGGGTCCAGAGTGACGTTCTCCGATGAGTTCCGCTTCATAGTGGCAATTGATTCTGACCACCAGTTagtgtagagagagagaaagaaactcGTTGCACACCGGAGAATGTCAatgaacgtcatcggtatggcctAGGCCTTATAGAGTGGGAAGGCATTATGCACAGTGGCCGAACACTGCTGCGTATCTTCGCGCGATGCATTGTTACAGTACAGAGGAATTGCAGGGATTCTAGATCATGTCCGTGTGTTCAGACTTGCCGTAGGTCCCGACTTCCTGTTTATGGACGGCAATGCCTGCCCACACAGAACCACTGGAGTTTCGGATACACTGAAAAATAAAGATATTGAATGTATTGAATGGCGTGCGCAATTCATAGACCTAAATCCCATATAGCATGCCTGGGACATTCTTTACAGACTTGTTTATCAACGAACACACCCTTCCCGAATCGTGCAGAAACAGAAAATCGCTTTGAGAGAGAATGGCACAATATGCTGCGAAGTTCgtcaacagtttggtagccagcatgagtaacaggtgcaaaatgtgcataaGCGTccgaggagggcatattccttactgagagtccggtatcgacctttatgttgggagcctgacctgtgtcaaacatgaacgttgTTTGTATCTGTTAACCTGCTTGCCTATGTGGTGATATCTGtaccattttttgttgtaaatatatCACTCCACCTTGTAACgaaacatcctcctctagcattgcttttcctcaacagtagttgtcgataccagtattatttttcgaagtttggataggtcaatattatctcagttgctttcctcaaaacatatatatatatatatatatatatatatatatatatatatatatatatatatatatatgtgtgtgtgtgtgtgtgtgtgtgtgtgtgtgtgtgtgtgtgtttttcaagctaaaatttacaaactgaattattttataaaatgttttggTCTCGATGTTATAAACATGTAAACGCTTTGAAGAATATAGTTATTTCCGCAAAatgtgagagtcgtaagcatgcccctgatgtgatcggacatatttttatattatgtgcggacaatgtaatttcggctctgttaatgtgaaaaatcaaaagactgtacgATATGCTAAAAAGTGAGAAAATagatttacataaaaacaaaaattctgcaacaacaacctTCAAATTTAGATCTATCCAACCATGAGCACCTAAAATGTGacgttttcagcttcaagaatcagacccctggaTAAGGAGAACTGGAGCTAACTccacatgacaagctaagtaaactaatGTGGACAATGGATGGAATTCGGAAGGAGGGGGAGATTCAACCTCCATTAAGTACGTACTGTTTTTAATGTAGTCCATCATTGTCTGTGATTATTCGTGTCCAACACTCTCTCTGTTCCTTAAGAATTTTCAAGTAGAGTACATGCATCTGATTGATACGTATGCTCTTTAAATTTCCAAAGGACAGATGACAACAGCAAACTTCTGACATAACCGGTCATCGTGAAATAAAGGATTATTCAGAGATCATGGTTTCAAAACAGTTCTCTCAGATTATTGATGTTTTTCTATTTGTTCATCCGAGTTGTTTCGATtaatgaaatggaaacaacaactccaCAGCACAcccagaagcacatcattaactagtgacaaaattttatttcaaagaacaggattcgatcctgcggccTCATAGTCGAGCGCCAATGCAAAGGCATATCTCAGGTACGGAGGCAGATGCGTCTGACGTCTGTATGTCTTAATCAGACTTACGTTTCTGTCAGTAACAGCGTGAACAACGGATAATGCTAATGTTTCGGGTGCTTCACATACCGTGTAGCTACTTTGTTGCAGAACATACACGAAGCGTTCTTTTTGGATATCATATCATCGACCCCTTCGCAGCTACGTTGATTTATCTTTAGCGAGAATACGATTTTCCTGGCTTATAGTATCAGGGAAGAATAAAACAGGATTCATTAATGTTAAGCGATTAGTTTATTTGATCTAGGTTACAACGGCACCATTAAGCAGAAGAGGCAAGCGATCACGTCCAGGCGTCTCACTTTCCATGGCCACTGAAACAAAGAAAGCAAATACATatcattgatttttttttcaaatctataCCGTTCGATAAAAGTATGTATTTAATGATTTAGGTTACTTTATTTTTCCGTTCAGTTCCTTCGAATACATTGCTATAACGAAATGTAGAGCACATTATGTAACTGTATAATTTTTTATGTCCTACAATATCTATCAGATGACATACTCCTATCGGCGTTAGCACTACTGAAAGTGCGTGATTGACGTTTCAGTCGTTGCTACGCGTCCACGCTTCATCCAAAAATGTATATGTATCCAAAAATGTAATGTATGTATGTGTCTTATATGTTATGAACCTAGCACCTTAAGTTAAATATTGCATTATCAATTTTACGTATATTGTAAGTTATCAATGCATTTAGAATTATCGCTTACTATTTTTGCAGAATACTTTAATATCACAGGATTCCAGCTTAATTTCTGTGGTAGTTGCAGTTGCTTAGCGTTACCAGAATACTTCGGTAATGCCTTTGTAACAGACTAATAAATGGATTGATGTTCCAACTTAGGTTTTGTCCTATCAAGTGGACGAAAATGCATATTCTTGTGTCATAATATAAAATAAGGAGCAACCATCACATTTGATTGTCATTCTTTCAAGCTTTACCTCTAAAAAGCAGTGTAACGTAACACAATAATACTCATAACATAGAATAAGATATTCATttatggtggttataattaaaattgaGCTATTAATGGATGTCCAGTGTAGGCTTTATCTATCGAATGGCAGCCAAACTTGGTAAATATGCTAGTGCGTTAGTATGGAACCGATTTAtggtggaaaaaaattaattccaagttTAGCCACCAGGAGCATATCTTGCACTGTAGAACGTCTCGCGGACGTCTGCTGTGCTCATACGGGTCGAATTGTGTAAGTGGAGgtttataataaaatcaaaattatgcctttctcacttgtttgaccttttctgcccatgtcccattCCTAATCTGTTACATACTGAAACATTTGTGTACGTCTTCTAGCGCTCACAGCGCCAGATATGCACTTAGTGGGCAAAGATGAAAATAATTTTTCCGtcgtaaatcggttcctcattaacgcattagaatatttaccaagtttcgttgccatacggtaATACAGTCCGCAatggacctctgtgaatagctgtactttaattgtaaccaccaggTAATTGCCATCGAGTGGTTAGAGCTTCTGTAATTATCAAATTGTATGTCCATTAATTTCTATTTCTCAATCACATTCGCAGTTTTTCAAATTACAACAGCCACTACTGCTTTCGATAGTTACTGTCATCATTACGTGGCCTTCTTGCGACTTCATTCCCGTATGATCAGTTCGaagaaatttcgcacgtaaaacaCAAAGCTGGCAAAGTGCTTCAGGTAACGATAAAGAGGATTGTGACTGATTAATAAATGTGAATAAATTTAGAATAGATAATATTTTGCTTGCGTTCCAGACAGTTCTTCTTCAATATGTTAAGTTATCTGATGTCTGCACAATGACAAATAGTTACAAGCAGAAATAGCGAATGTGTTAAAAATTGCCCCTTTACAGGAGTGAGAGAGATTTATACGGAAGGCAAATAAAACCACTCCGAATGTGCCTTCCTGTgagtaaggttttttttttcaacacgTCTGTGTCGTTTGTGCAGTAGTATTAGGTGCAGGAACCGTGGGTTCTGTTACTCACAATTTGCCGCCGCCAAAGCCGCCCCCAAAGCTgccgctggagctggagctggaggccTGTGAGCTGCTCTGGGAGTGGCTGCCGCTGAGACCGCCCCCAAAGCCGCCGCCCCCGTGGTGGCCGCCTCCGTGGCCGCCCCCGTGGCCGCCGCCTCCGCAAACGTTACAGCCGCCGCCTCCGCGCTTCACACGTGCTGCTGCTTCACCTGCGGGGGCAATCATGTACCGTTAAATGTGTGCGCTATAAATCACTGTGAATGCCCCATAAAGTTACTTTGAACTTCACACTGTGTGAAGGTTTGTTCCTATGACCTTGCCgttatctatctatcgcttgagccttgtcccacagttacgcagggtcagtcaTCGTTAATCGGTTTTGGCgcgttaatgtttaaggggtggccgtatacccttcctgccgccagcccgtaccccccgggacggaatcagtgtaccccaactgtctgcgtcgtgtGTAATCcagggaatagtgcgaaagtgttcagatgcctGCGAGCCATGTAACTAAGGCAGAACattgggaccagcccggtattcacctagcgggatgtggaaaaccgcctaaaatccacatccagactggccggcacgtcggccctcgtcgttaatccgccgggcagattcgatccggggccggtgtgcctatccgaatccaggaagcagtgcgttagcgctctcggctaccctggcgagtGCTTGACCTTGCCGTTATCTTACCTGTGAATTGAACTCATTCTGTTACAGGAGGAAGTGCGTACAACACGATGATTTTTACGTACACAAAGCGctattgaaaataaaagaaacaaaaactgaaaaaaaatccaAGGACCGATTATAAAGCAAACTTCGAATCTTTTGTGTACGTGTGGAGGCTGAagtggcgaatgaaaatttgtaccaaggtcgggaTTCG
This region includes:
- the LOC126416573 gene encoding keratin, type I cytoskeletal 10-like isoform X1, which encodes MRCLTQIALAAVLCVLLLSWTDAAPTPDANEEAVKIHEEKVPSEEVPAALQPAEGEAAARVKRGGGGCNVCGGGGHGGGHGGGHHGGGGFGGGLSGSHSQSSSQASSSSSSGSFGGGFGGGKFGHGK
- the LOC126416573 gene encoding keratin, type I cytoskeletal 10-like isoform X2, with translation MRCLTQIALAATLCVLLLSWTDAAPTPDANEEAVKIHEEKVPSEEVPAALQPAEGEAAARVKRGGGGCNVCGGGGHGGGHGGGHHGGGGFGGGLSGSHSQSSSQASSSSSSGSFGGGFGGGKFGHGK